Proteins encoded within one genomic window of Anas platyrhynchos isolate ZD024472 breed Pekin duck chromosome 28, IASCAAS_PekinDuck_T2T, whole genome shotgun sequence:
- the CYB561 gene encoding transmembrane ascorbate-dependent reductase CYB561 yields the protein MDGAPPPASPAGLSAYVAVSQLLGLTLLAATGAWLGRYRGGVAWQGQLQFNVHPLCMVLGMVFLQGDALLVYRVFRNEAKRSTKTLHALLHGLALVIALVGIVAVFESHRAKGIADMYSLHSWCGMAAFVLYLVQWLLGCGFFLAPGASFSLRSRYKPQHIFVGIALFALSIATCLLGITEMLLFNIRESYSQFVPEGVLANTVGLLLVAFGLVVGYVLTRDEWKRPPLAEELALSMDFKTLTEGESPGGSQ from the exons ATGGACGGGGCTCCGCCGCCCGCCAGCCCCGCCGGGCTCTCGGCGTACGTGGCCGTGTCGCAGCTGCTGGGCCTGACGCTGCTGGCGGCCACCGGAGCGTGGCTGGGCCGCTACCGGGGCGGGGTGGCCTGGCAGGGCCAGCTGCAATTCAACGTCCACCCGCTCTGCATGGTGCTGGGCATGGTTTTCCTCCAAGGTGACG CTCTTCTGGTCTACCGGGTGTTCAGGAACGAAGCCAAGCGCTCCACCAAGACGCTGCACGCTCTGCTCCACGGCCTGGCGCTGGTGATCGCCCTCGtgg GCATCGTGGCCGTCTTCGAGTCCCACCGTGCCAAGGGCATCGCCGACATGTACAGCCTGCACAGCTGGTGCGGGATGGCCGCCTTCGTGCTCTACCTTGTGCAG TGGCTCCTGGGGTGCGGTTTCTTCCTGGCCCCTGGCGCGTCCTTCTCGCTGCGCAGCCGCTACAAGCCCCAGCACATCTTCGTCGGCATCGCCCTCTTTGCCCTCTCCATCGCCACCTGCTTGCTGGGCATCACCGAGATGCTGCTCTTCAACATCAG GGAATCCTACAGCCAATTCGTGCCCGAAGGCGTCCTGGCCAACAccgtggggctgctgctggtggccttcGGGCTGGTGGTGGGCTACGTGCTGACACGGGACGAGTGGAAGCGCCCGCCGCTGGCCGAGGAGCTGGCCCTCTCCATGGACTTCAAGACCCTCACGGAGGGTGAGAGCCCTGGCGGCAGCCAGTGA